Genomic DNA from Thermobifida alba:
GCCGCGGCGCCGCATCCGGCGAGCACGGCCGCCCCGCGCAGCGCGGGCCGTGTTCCGGGGGCGAGGGCGGCGCCCGCGCAGGCGCCGACCGCCAGGGCGGGCCCCTCCAGCAGGGTGACCCGCTCGCCGCGGTAGTTGAGGCGGTTCCACCGGGCCTGGCCGGCGCCCCACCGGTCGGTCAGCGCCGTGTACAGGCCGCGGGCGACGGCCGCGCCCACTCCCGCGGCGAGCACGGTCCCCCACACGGGCCGTCGCGGGGACGGCGGTGCGGACCGGCGGTGCGGACCGGGACGGAACAGGACGGACGGAAAACGGAAGGACATGGTTCGGACTCGCTAGGACTCGTCGTCGGCGGCGACGTCTTCGGCGGAGACGCCGGTCGAGGGCGTGGGTGTCGGATCGGGTCGGGGGTCCGGCAGGACCGCGGGCAGGAAGCCGTCGACGCCCGCACCGACCCCGTAGTGGCCGTCGCGCCCCTCGGCGGCCAGGGCCAGCGCCAGCACGGTGACGATGTCTCCCGCGGTGGTGCCCGCGGTGTCGACGGTGGTGAACCGGGCCTTCTCGGCGCGCGCCTGCCGGATGATCCCGGTGGGGCCGTCCGCGTCCGGTGCGCCGGCCAGGACGGTGGCGGCACCGGCCCGCTTCAGGGCGCGCGCCAGGGCCAGCACGGTCGCGTTGGCGGGCGGGGTGGCCGTGTCGTTCCCCTCCTGGTCGGCGACGAGCGCGAACGGTTCGGCCGGGGCCAGCAGCAGGGCCGCGTCGGCGCCCGACGCGGGCTCGCCGTGGACGGCGAGCAGGCCGGACTCGACGTATCCGGCGAGGAGCTCCGCGGGGTCGAAGCCGTCGGGGGACTCGTCCCCGTCGGCGGTGAGGACCGCCTGCGCGATCTCGGCGCCGGCCCGCTCGTAGGGGGTGCCGCGGGGCACCTTCAGGTCCTCGCTCCACCGGTCGGCGACCTCGTCGACGTGGTCGGCCTCCCCGGGGTCGAGGTACCGGTCGGTGAGGGTGATGCGGCCGACGACCGTTCCCCCGGCGTGCCGCAGCCGTTCCATGATCGCGTCGCGGACGGCGGCGTCCACCCCGGACGGCTCCACCACCACGATCCGCGTGTCGGCGAGTCGGCGCTCCAGCATCGCCGTCTCGTAGGCGGTGATGAGCTGGGCGGTGCCCGCGTTGAACTGGTCGGCCAGGTCCTTGTCGGTGCGCAGCCGCTCGCTCTGCTCGCGCAGTTGCGCCGTCTCCGCCTTGAGCGTGTGCAGCAGCGGGTCCTGCAGCATGGTGGTGCCCAGCACGATGCCGACGGTGAGCGCCAGGAAGATCGCGACGGTGGAGACCAGGTGGTAGCGGAAGTCGATCACGCGAAGAGCCCCGTGAGCCAGTAGTAGAACGCGTCCCACCGCGCGGCGAGGAAGGTCAGGTAGACCTGTCCGGCCGGGGAGCAGTAGGCCGCGACGACGATGGTGAGCAGACTGGCCGCCACGAGCAGCAGCAGCGTCCACGGCGAGATGCGGCTGCGGTAGAGGCGGCTGACGCCCTTGGCGTCGACGAGTTTGCCGCCGACCCGCAGGCGGGTGAGGAAGGTGCTGGCCATTCCCGCGCGCCCCTTGTCCAGGAACTCTTCGAGGGTGGCGTGGGTGCCGACGGCGACGATGAGCGCGGCGCCGGCGTCGTCGGCGAGCATCATCGCCACGTCCTCGCTGGTTCCGGTGGCCGGGAAGACCACGGCCTCGTACCCCAGTTCGGTGAGGCGCCGCAGGCCCGGCGCCCGCCCGTCCCGGTAGGCGTGCACCACCAGTTCCGCCCCGCAGGCCAGGGCGCGGTCGGACACCGAGTCGAAGTCGCCGACGATGATGTCGGGCCGGTACCCGGCCTCCAGGAGCGCGTCGGCGCCGCCGTCCACCCCGATGATGACCGGGTGGTACTCGCGGATGTAGGGGCGCAGCGCCGCCAGGTCCTCCCGGTAGTGGTAGCCGCGCACCACGATCAGGACGTGGCGGCCCTCGATCGGCGTGGCGATGTCGGGGACGCCGACCCCCTCCAGCAGCAGCGTCCGCTCGCGTTTGAGGTACTCCATGGTGTTGGCGGCGAACGCCTCCAGTTGGACGGCGAGTCCGGCGCGCGCCTCGACCATGGCCGCCCGGACCGACTCGGCGTCCTGTTCGACGCCCTTGGCCACCACCGTGTCGCCGCGCATGAGGGCGCCGCCCTCCAGGCGCAGCCGCTCGCCCTCGTCGATCCGGGCGAAGACTTCCGGCCCCACCTCGTCGACCAGGGGGATTCCCGCCTCGACGATGAGTTGCGGGCCCAGGTTGGGATAGCGGCCGCTGATGCTCCTGGCGGCGTTCACCACGGCCGAGACCCCGCACTCCACGAGGGCCTCGGCGCTGACGCGGTCGAGGTCGACGTGGTCGATGACCGCGATGTCGCCGGGTCTGAGCCGTTTGGTGAGGTTCTTGGTGCGGCGGTCGGCCCGGACCGGGGCGCTCACGCCGGCCACCCCGTTGGGCCTGGCGCGACGGAGCCTGGGAAGTCGCGCGCTCAGCGCGGTCGGAACCTTCATCGCCCGCATACTGCCACGGAAAGC
This window encodes:
- the steA gene encoding putative cytokinetic ring protein SteA, with product MKVPTALSARLPRLRRARPNGVAGVSAPVRADRRTKNLTKRLRPGDIAVIDHVDLDRVSAEALVECGVSAVVNAARSISGRYPNLGPQLIVEAGIPLVDEVGPEVFARIDEGERLRLEGGALMRGDTVVAKGVEQDAESVRAAMVEARAGLAVQLEAFAANTMEYLKRERTLLLEGVGVPDIATPIEGRHVLIVVRGYHYREDLAALRPYIREYHPVIIGVDGGADALLEAGYRPDIIVGDFDSVSDRALACGAELVVHAYRDGRAPGLRRLTELGYEAVVFPATGTSEDVAMMLADDAGAALIVAVGTHATLEEFLDKGRAGMASTFLTRLRVGGKLVDAKGVSRLYRSRISPWTLLLLVAASLLTIVVAAYCSPAGQVYLTFLAARWDAFYYWLTGLFA
- a CDS encoding copper transporter, which produces MIDFRYHLVSTVAIFLALTVGIVLGTTMLQDPLLHTLKAETAQLREQSERLRTDKDLADQFNAGTAQLITAYETAMLERRLADTRIVVVEPSGVDAAVRDAIMERLRHAGGTVVGRITLTDRYLDPGEADHVDEVADRWSEDLKVPRGTPYERAGAEIAQAVLTADGDESPDGFDPAELLAGYVESGLLAVHGEPASGADAALLLAPAEPFALVADQEGNDTATPPANATVLALARALKRAGAATVLAGAPDADGPTGIIRQARAEKARFTTVDTAGTTAGDIVTVLALALAAEGRDGHYGVGAGVDGFLPAVLPDPRPDPTPTPSTGVSAEDVAADDES